One window of the Micromonas commoda chromosome 9, complete sequence genome contains the following:
- a CDS encoding predicted protein, whose product MRRGIETLRALLRTVPSTPTHVHPTRTLLADPPALRGWRIVAPRPTRVEPGRGIIRGLARWAATGDGGWTRVRSERDRADRDRRRSETGADGVPIGPDTRGAHRRREGGASSQGSHASGPSKEHVRLNGDLAHARGVDALLAIVDARGDEMNAVNVATAVNSLWKQAKREARDIAKEQRRHLRQAHRRGEEGHRRGETRDSEAARDRVGTELSHDPRLPKLLRLVREKVDELHARAVSGVMHGLGVLHSDLRALPTARWTTRFEKSFTAKLADVLSSRVEVTAADMNAQEVAIAYNACAKYDALGERLTPNAWLALASAASKESDRFTSQGLAMTLNALSKTPAMEATAAAAVPQRGWETLARAVVRAYVPARGAWRPNDDGDMQSVAVIFNALAKLDHAALAIAGEDGWRVLVAAAVTCARTRTGRDELGFDGQALAMVLNAFANCHAASSELARIKGGWSALSDNFVAVAPRDTRAQGACMILNASWKLIKEHGFETSAEFRRAAADFAARIAEDVPPKTTGLLVNSLAKLKDVAAEVTPEGWRRIAACVHRAYASVGDANFERDREKIRDLHRGNERGSFAERFADSGFEVGQFDGDELTATFQSVCACDPLVDVLGDDTWRVISAAVADFARTGAMSPDSVFATTASYNALRKRAPRAFAAADACDVWEPLATCALSRLHDMNPVFVIQTLDAAKKLPELREALEKVGGSVSGWARLAERLGETAGELDAVNIVNAVSALGWMPFLAVHMSDKGWNTVLDRLRSHETVLGDRRLSVEAAMSHGHDVSGAAASAAAETKYAEKSVSGLRLIQSHGGYDSYGKAVREKIAECIERIEGKMDDETRAKVHKRFEKLSR is encoded by the coding sequence atGAGGAGGGGCATCGAAacgctccgcgcgcttctGCGGACGGTTCCTTCCACCCCGACGCATGTGCACCCGACGCGGACCCTCCTCGCGGATCCacccgcgctccgcggctgGCGCATCGTCGCACCTCGTCCAACCCGCGTCGAACCGGGCCGTGGGATCATCCGGGGACTCGCTCGGtgggccgcgacgggcgacggcgggtggacgcgggtGAGATccgagcgcgatcgcgccgaccgcgatcggcgccggaGCGAGActggcgcggacggcgtgccGATAGGACCAGACACGCGAGGGgcgcatcgacgacgcgaaggcggAGCGTCGTCTCAGGGTTCGCACGCGTCGGGCCCGTCCAAGGAGCACGTCCGGCTGAACGGAGACCTCGcgcacgctcgcggcgtcgacgcgctgctcgccatcgtcgacgcgcgcggcgatgagatGAACGCGGTGAACGTCGCCACGGCGGTCAACTCCCTGTGGAAGCAGGCCaagcgggaggcgcgggacaTCGCCAAGGAGCAGAGACGCCATCTTCGCCAGGCTCATCGCcggggagaagaaggacaTCGCCGGGGAGAGACGCGAGACTCcgaagccgcgagggaccGCGTGGGAACCGAACTGTCGCACGACCCGAGGCTGCCGAAGCTGCTGAGGCTCGTGCGAGAGAAGGTTGACGAACTGCACGCGCGAGCCGTGAGCGGCGTGATgcacggcctcggcgtcttACACTCCGACTTGAGAGCGTTACCAACCGCGcgttggacgacgcggttTGAGAAGTCGTTCACCGCCAAACTCGCGGACGTGCTCTCGTCGCGGGTGGAAGTAACCGCGGCGGATATGAACGCGCAGGAGGTGGCCATCGCGTACAACGCGTGCGCCAAgtacgacgccctcggggagCGCCTGACGCCAAACGCGTGGCTCGCGTTGGCTTCAGCGGCGTCGAAGGAATCTGACCGCTTCACCTCGCAAGGTTTGGCGATGACGCTGAACGCGCTGAGCAAgacgcccgcgatggaggcgaccgccgcggcggcggtgccccaACGAGGATGggagacgctcgcgcgcgccgtcgtgagGGCGTACGTCCCGGCACGTGGCGCGTGGCggccgaacgacgacggggacatGCAGAGCGTCGCCGTGATTTTCAACGCCCTCGCAAAACTCGATcacgcggcgttggcgattgcgggcgaggacggctggcgcgtcctcgtcgccgccgcggtgacgtgcgcgaggacgcgaacgggcagggacgagctcggcttCGACGGCCAGGCGCTGGCGATGGTGCTCAACGCGTTCGCGAACtgccacgcggcgtcgtctgAGCTCGCGAGAATAAAAGGCGGTTGGAGCGCTCTTTCCGATAACtttgtcgccgtcgctccgaGGGACACTCGGGCTCAGGGCGCGTGCATGATCCTCAACGCGTCGTGGAAGCTGATCAAGGAGCACGGGTTcgagacgagcgcggagtttcggcgcgcagccgccgatTTCGCGGCGCGAATCGCGGAGGACGTTCCGCCCAAGACCACCGGGCTGCTGGTCAACtcgctcgccaagctcaaggACGTGGCTGCCGAGGTGACGCCCGAGGGATGGCGACGGATAGCGGCTTGCGTGCACAGGGCGTACGCTtcggtcggcgacgccaactTCGAACGCGATCGAGAAAAGATTCGGGATCTCCATCGGGGAAACGAGCGCGGATCGTTCGCGGAGCGTTTCGCGGACAGCGGGTTTGAGGTTGGTCAGtttgacggcgacgagctcaccgccACGTTTCAATCCGTGTGCGCGTGCGACCCGCTCGTGGACGTTTTAGGAGATGACACGTGGCGCGtgatctccgccgccgtcgcggacttCGCGAGGACCGGCGCCATGTCCCCGGACTCCGTCTTCGCCACCACGGCGAGCTACAACGCCCTACGAAAACGGGCGCCCcgagccttcgccgcggcggacgcgtgcgacgtgtGGGAACCTCTGGCGACTTGCGCGCTGTCGCGACTTCACGACATGAACCCGGTCTTCGTGATTCAAActctggacgcggcgaaaaAGCTTCCGGAGCTTCGAGAAGCGCTCGAAAAGGTCGGCGGGTCGGTGAGCGGGTGGGCGAGACTCGCCGAGAGGCTGGGCGAAaccgccggcgagctcgacgcggtcaATATAGTAaacgccgtctccgcgctcggCTGGATGCCGTTCTTGGCGGTGCACATGTCGGATAAGGGATGGAACACGGTGCTGGACCGCCTGCGGTCGCACGAGACGGTCTTGGGCGACCGACGGCTGAGCGTAGAGGCTGCGATGTCGCACGGTCACGACgtcagcggcgccgcggcgagcgcggcggctgagacCAAATACGCCGAAAAGTCTGTCTCGGGGCTGCGTCTCATACAGTCGCACGGAGGTTACGACTCGTACGGGAAGGCCGTCAGGGAAAAGATCGCGGAGTGCATCGAAAGAATCGAGGGTAagatggacgacgagacgcggGCGAAGGTGCACAAGCGCTTCGAGAAGTTGAGTAGGTGA
- a CDS encoding predicted protein: protein MSRAAAASHRALAALVVASPWRQRASCPRRRHVPWIRCDAADARDASTESASPSSSPHAGLTRAQRRALRQPYVPTAAERGLARAILETSSVEDDDVAFLVAPSSGDADAPSVVWFATSRKTSPPWDSALVRLVLGAREAGGRANGNRWARARMLTTRALSDLDRAVVKVAAQRATAFDLEDHDDDATADAPASPDDPRALERRDATPWARAAIRRGAMTSRVGLLPPKTLPVNDDDAAFRWASARASDVSENTQTQLWERDRGVVAALVSPRGEVTDAARNVNADNKCLHAEWNLLAPTLWGEWVLSPTEDDEIANRPGAGPEEAGPLEEGTRVLVTLQCCKMCAALVCAAADRPGRRGPIEVVYLNPDDGSLARDTQLRRRGWESRHAAPCE, encoded by the coding sequence atgtcgcgcgccgccgccgccagccatcgggcgctcgccgctctcgtcgtcgcgtccccgtGGCGACAACGCGCCTcgtgtccgcgtcgtcgccacgttCCGTGGATCcgatgcgacgcggcggacgctcGAGATGCATCGACCGAGTCCGcttcgccatcgtcgtcgccccacgCGGGTCTGACCCGGGCGCagaggcgcgcgctgcgacAGCCATACgtcccgaccgccgccgagcgcgggctGGCGAGAGCGATCCTCGAGACGTCgtccgtcgaggacgacgacgtggcgtTCCTCGTGGCGCCGTCCAgcggggacgccgacgcgccgagcgtcgTGTGGTTCGCGACGAGTCGAAAGACGTCGCCCCCGTGGGACAGCGCGCTCGTGCGTTtggtgctcggcgcgagggaggcggggggACGAGCCAACGGCAACaggtgggcgcgggcgcgaatGCTCACCACGCGGGCGCTGAGCGACCTGGACAGGGCGGTGGTCAAGGTGGCGGCGCAGAGGGCCACAGCCTTCGACCTCGAGgatcacgacgacgacgccacagccgacgcgcccgcctccccgGATGACCCGCGCGCTCTGGAGAGGAgagacgcgacgccgtgggctcgagcggcgatccgacgcggcgcgatgacctcTCGCGTCGGTCTCCTGCCACCGAAAACCCTTCcggtgaacgacgacgacgcggcgtttCGGTGGGCGTCGGCTCGCGCATCGGACGTATCGGAGAATACGCAAACACAGCTGTGGGAACGGGAcaggggcgtcgtcgcggcgctcgtgtcgCCCAGAGGAGaggtgacggacgcggcgagaaaCGTCAACGCGGATAACAAGTGCCTGCACGCGGAGTGGAAtctcctcgcgccgacgctgtGGGGCGAGTGGGTCCTCTCGCcgacggaggacgacgaaaTCGCCAATCGACCCGGGGCTGGTCCGGAGGAGGCTGGTCCTTTGGAGGAGGGGACGAGGGTGCTGGTGACGTTGCAGTGCTGCAAGAtgtgcgccgcgctggtgtgcgccgcggcggatcgtcccggacgacgcggaccgATCGAGGTCGTCTACCTCAACCCCGACGACGGGTCGCTCGCGAGAGACACGCAGTTGCGACGTAGAGGGTGGGAGTCTcgccacgcggcgccgtgcgagtga
- the PSB7 gene encoding predicted protein (Proteasome subunit beta) has protein sequence MALLASGNVSAAYIPDRDERGGFNFDNVARNEMMSQNGLKFKAAMKTGTTITGVCFKGGVVLGADTRSTNGETVADKNCEKIHYIAPNIYCCGAGTAADTEAVTGMIASALELHRLATKRKSRVVTALTMLKSHLFKYQGHVGAALVLGGVDINGPHLFSVHPHGSSDSLPFATMGSGSLAAMAVFEADFKEDMTEEEAKEIVARSIRAGIFNDLGSGSNVDLCVITADKVDYLRNYECPNERTYVRSKGYDFPPGTTVLNRRNFMTATAATLPVNQIVDIIDGAPEDVASGDAMQTD, from the exons ATGGCGCTGCTCGCATCGGGCAACGTTAGCGCGGCGTACATTCCGGATCGGGATGAGAGGGGCGGGTTTAACTTCGACAATGTCGCGAGGAACGAGATGATGTCCCAGAACGGCCTCAAGTTCAAGGCTGCGATGAAGACGGGCACGACAATCACAGGCGTGTGCTTCAAGGGTGGCGTGGTCTTGGGCGCGGACACTCGATCGACCAACGGGGAGACCGTGGCGGACAAGAACTGCGAGAAGATCCACTATATCGCGCCCAACATATACTGCTGCGGCGCcggaaccgccgcggacaccgAAGCCGTCACCG GCATGATCGCATCCGCGCTGGAGCTCCACCGGCTGGCCACCAAGCGCAAatcccgcgtcgtcaccgcgctcaccaTGCTCAAGTCGCACCTGTTCAAGTACCAGGGTcacgtgggcgccgcgctggtgctcggcggcgtggataTCAACGGCCCGCACCTCTTCAGCGTTCACCCGCACGGCAGCAGCGATTCCCTGCCCTTCGCCACCATGGGTTCCGgttccctcgcggcgatggcggtcTTCGAGGCGGACTTTAAGGAGGACatgaccgaggaggaggcgaaggagatcGTGGCTCGTTCGATCCGAGCGGGCATCTTCAACGACCTCGGATCCGGCAGCAACGTCGACCTGTGCGTCATCACCGCGGATAAGGTGGACTACCTCCGAAACTACGAGTGCCCCAACGAGCGCACGTACGTCAGGAGCAAGGGGTACGATTTCCCGCCCGGGACGACGGTGCTGAACAGGCGGAACTTcatgacggcgacggcggcgacgctgccgGTGAATCAGATCGTGGACATCATCGACGGGGCGCCCGAGGACGTGGCATCGGGGGACGCGATGCAGACCGATTGA
- a CDS encoding predicted protein, which yields MEPSSSGSLVRDMRAAMRSTHDRGSRIDAALRAKEEAASRSDAAYAGGTEPHSASGGDDVDSMLSRPAPTPPRAPPTQDGRRRPRPGAAPPTQPPTTYAERVERERAAALEDAELRRVALQARGVDLFVPAVRPGREPTVRNTRGGESLRPTVRGGVGVDETTAAAIERGARELSARRRGAKGAAETGTWHDKFLARYGLDKTAGR from the exons ATGgagccgagctcctcgggctccttAGTCAGGGACATGCGGGCGGCGATGAGAAGCACGCACGACAG GGGATCgaggatcgacgcggcgctccgaGCGAAGGAagaggcggcgtcgcgctccgacgccgcctaTGCTGGCGGCACGGAGCCGCATAGCGCatcgggcggcgacgatgttgACTCGATGTTGAGTCGACCGGCGCCCACCCCGCCCAGGGCGCCCCCCACTCAAGAcggccgacgtcgcccgaggcccggcgcggcgcctccaACGCAGCCACCGACGACGTacgcggagcgcgtggagcgtgagcgcgcggcggcgctcgaggacgcggagctgaggcgcgtcgcgctgcaGGCGAGGGGCGTTGATCTGTTCGTACCCGCAGTGCGACCGGGGCGGGAGCCGACGGTTCGGAACACCAGGGGCGGCGAGTCGCTCAGACCGACCGTGCGAGGGGGCGTGGGGGTGGACGAGActaccgcggcggcgatcgagaggggcgcgagggagctctcggcgcggcgaaggggcgcgaagggcgcggccGAGACGGGCACGTGGCACGACAAATTCCTCGCGCGGTACGGACTCGACAAGACGGCGGGGAGGTGA
- a CDS encoding predicted protein, translated as MARVSRLLGGPSRRGGSRAVAFTALALVFCAIGGALADGDDDAIDSVDPDDDSFPTSEDVPLWQFETEVVTIGKASGKEKRNDVPAFFLRGDDPAQAATRFVYLNALPMNHLPHFVSVFAHEWRHNVREELKPRTRAHKRRAAVLGPRSYWKRGAEHARAGRDGEAHFDYARAVAGVGLDEIDDPGAKAEETLSNGEVDEIYQLLNAHHRRHSRALNAADKTREQRAAAHERNAWVFERRKEARRRVEEDEADFRAALSGVQSRDDTSDSEATSEANDETTTRVAIVAGLAVSLSLDDDAASATSAHFATIGNSDARLACSVALELHSKLNRPPLACVAGNASEESKTSSAGDDSRTPEACGNAAKKALLGSEDDGSLASTLLLRAFILAGGAVDDRAFFDDLTKALVTAHAYASMRAAVDAEDWEAVARAAQTGDAAAVAGRKPDARRKLAAARAHFELGNWRECERAANAAVAASVTRGDWRRGQVRALAVSYGARCAIARGDGDAALRSFAVAMRADPDNSLFKNTYKLIKDAGKLVTDAGVKLDRGESRLALESADKASANLRAVGADEKSAMFAEIDARRCVAHAQMRAFESALEHCARAAKAIGCYDDGSHDSEEDFKRLCDRADARVYARVMMSRAEVHLRDDYPEGAIGDLRDAVERIAPNAERGSSEGARILEEARGRLHEAERAKHKHDNDRDHAKMLNLPENLAELSKDRRCDFVKKAYKKAALKWHPDKAAESGKLRAARKMNEMTEARDHVNERLGCVAPKKPDENDPRAQQQRQHPHFRNFHHGGFPGGGGFGGGGYQQRQRQYQRRPGGQRMHWEF; from the coding sequence ATGGCGAGGGTatcgcgcctcctcgggggcccatctcgccgcgggggatcgcgcgccgtcgcgttcaccgcgctcgcgctcgtgttCTGCGCGATCGGCGGGGCGTtggcggacggcgacgacgacgcgatcgattccgtcgaccccgacgacgattcgTTCCCAACCTCCGAGGACGTCCCGCTGTGGCAGTTCGAAACGGAGGTGGTGACCATCGGCAAGGCCAGCGGAAAGGAGAAGAGGAATGACGTACCCGCCTtcttcctccgcggcgacgacccggcgcaGGCCGCCACGAGGTTCGTCTACCTCAACGCGCTGCCCATGAACCACCTGCCCCACTTCGTCTCCGTCTTCGCGCACGAGTGGCGGCACAACGTCCGGGAGGAGCTCAAaccccggacgcgcgcgcacaagcgcagggcggcggttCTCGGCCCGAGATCCTACTGGAAAAGGGGCGCGGAgcacgcgcgggcgggccgAGACGGCGAGGCTCACTTCGACTACGCCAgggccgtcgcgggcgtcggcctGGACGAGATCGACGACCCGGGagccaaggcggaggagacgctgtccaacggcgaggtggacgagatCTACCAACTGCTCAACGCGCACCACCGAAGGcactcgcgcgcgctgaacgccgcggacaagacgcgcgagcagcgcgcggcggcgcacgagaGGAACGCGTGGGTGTTCGAGCGAAGgaaggaggcgaggcggcgagtcgaggaggacgaagcCGACTTTCGCGCCGCGTTGTCGGGCGTCCAATCGCGGGACGACACGTCAGACTCAGAAGCCACGTCGGAAGCCAATgacgagacgacgacgcgggtcgccatcgtcgcgggaCTCGCGGTGTCGCTGTcgttggacgacgacgcggcgagcgcgacgtcggcgcacTTTGCGACGATCGGAAATAGCGACGCCCGACTGGCGTgctccgtcgccctcgagctccacTCCAAACTAAACCGCCCACCGCTCGCGTGCGTTGCGGGGAACGCCTCGGAGGAATCCAAAACGTCATCTGCTGGGGACGATTCGCGTACCCCCGAGGCGTGCGggaacgccgcgaagaaaGCGCTGCTCGGTTCCGAAGACGACGGCTCACTCGCTTCGACGCTCTTGTTGCGAGCGTTTATTCTCGCGGGGGGTGCCGTGGACGATCGCGCCTTCTTCGACGACCTCACCAAGGCGCTCGTCACGGCGCACGCGTACGcctcgatgcgcgcggcggtcgacgccgaggactgGGAGGCGGTCGCACGGGCGGCCCAaacgggcgacgccgccgccgtcgccggtcgcAAACCCGACGCCCGGCgaaagctcgcggcggctcgagcgcatTTCGAGTTGGGAAACTGGCGCGAgtgcgaacgcgccgcgaacgccgccgtcgccgcctccgtcacccgcggggactggcgccgcgggcaggttcgcgcgctcgcggtttCGTACGGCGCCAGGTGCGccatcgctcgcggcgacggcgacgcggcgcttcgatccttcgccgtcgcgatgcgcgcggatcCGGACAATTCGCTCTTCAAAAACACGTACAAGCTCATCAAGGACGCGGGCAAGCTGGTGACGGACGCCGGGGTCAAGCtggaccgcggcgagtccaggctcgcgctcgagtccgCGGATAAGGCGTCCGCGAACctgcgcgcggtgggcgcggatGAAAAGTCCGCGATGTTCGCCGAAATCGACGCCAGGAGGTGCGTGGCGCACGCGCAGATGCGAGCGTTTGAGTCGGCGCTGGAGCACTGCGCcagggcggcgaaggccaTCGGCTGCTACGACGACGGGTCTCACGACAGCGAGGAGGACTTCAAGCGTTTATGCGACAGGGCCGACGCCAGGGTGTACGCCAGGGTGATGATGTCGCGAGCCGAGGTTCATTTAAGGGACGACTATCCCGAGGGCGCGATAGGCGACTtgagggacgcggtggaaCGCATCGCGCCCAACGCGGAGCGGGGTTCGAGCGAAGGTGCGAGGATCCTGGAGGAGGCCCGGGGTAGGTTGcacgaggcggagcgcgcgaaaCACAAGCACGATAACGACAGGGACCACGCCAAGATGCTAAACCTGCCGGAgaacctcgccgagctctcGAAGGACCGCCGGTGCGATTTCGTTAAAAAAGCGTAcaagaaggcggcgctgAAGTGGCACCCGGATAAGGCCGCCGAGAGCGGAAAgctgagggcggcgaggaagatgaACGAGATGACCGAGGCGCGGGACCACGTGAACGAACGCctcgggtgcgtcgcgcccaAGAAACCCGACGAGAACGATCCGCGGGCTCAGCAGCAGCGGCAGCACCCGCACTTTCGCAACTTTCATCACGGCGGGTtcccgggcgggggcggcttcggcggcggggggtaTCAGCAACGGCAGCGGCAGTACCAGCGCAGGCCGGGAGGGCAGCGCATGCACTGGGAGTTTTGA
- the TUBG gene encoding tubulin gamma chain (Tubulin is the major constituent of microtubules. Gamma tubulin is found at microtubule organizing centers (MTOC) such as the spindle poles or the centrosome, suggesting that it is involved in the minus-end nucleation of microtubule assembly.), whose amino-acid sequence MPREVITLQVGQCGNQIGTEFWKQLCAEHGISKDGILEEYAANGNAGDRKDVFFYQADDEHYVPRALLLDLEPRVINAIQNSEYRNLYNQENVYISNSGGGAGNNWASGYAQAESVQEEIMDMIDREADGSDSLEGFVLCHSIAGGTGSGMGSYLLEALNDRYGKKLVQTYSVFPNQNETSDVVVQPYNSLLTLKRLTLNADSVVVLDNTALNRIAVDRLHIENPTFAQTNALVSTVMAASTTTLRYPGYMNNDLVGLVASLIPTPRCHFLMTGYTPLTLETAAAAPAVRKTTVLDVMRRLLQTKNIMVSSHSRSKDFSQSKYISILNIIQGDVDPTQVHKSLQRIRERKLANFIEWAPASIQVALSRKSPYVQTAHRVSGLMLANHTSIRHLFTKCLTQYDKLMRRKAFLDQYEQHPMFSDGLDEFDDAREIVEGLAEEYAACESPDYIKWASGKENERMPGEGLVNPRRAAADY is encoded by the coding sequence ATGCCGCGCGAGGTGATCACCCTGCAGGTTGGCCAGTGCGGCAACCAGATCGGCACCGAGTTTTGGAAGCAGCTCTGCGCGGAGCACGGCATCTCCAAGGATGGCATCCTGGAGGAGTACGCCGCCAACGGCAACGCGGGCGATCGGAAAGACGTTTTCTTCTACcaggccgacgacgagcactacgtgccgcgcgcgctgctcctcgacCTGGAACCGCGCGTCATCAACGCCATACAAAACTCAGAGTACCGCAACCTGTACAACCAGGAGAATGTGTACATCTCcaacagcggcggcggcgcggggaacaACTGGGCGTCGGGATACGCCCAGGCGGAGAGCGTGCAGGAGGAGATCATGGACATGATCGACCGGGAGGCGGACGGGTCCGACTCGCTCGAGGGTTTCGTCCTGTGCCACTCCATCGCGGGAGGCACCGGCTCCGGCATGGGGTCCTacctcctcgaggcgctcaacgACAGGTACGGCAAGAAGCTGGTGCAGACGTACTCCGTGTTTCCCAACCAGAACGAGACGTCCGACGTCGTGGTGCAGCCCTACAACTCGCTTCTCACCCTGAAGCGTCTCACGCTCAACGCCGAtagcgtcgtcgtcctggaTAACACCGCGTTGAACCGCATCGCGGTGGATCGACTGCACATCGAGAACCCGACGTTCGCGCAGACCAACGCGTTGGTGTCGAcggtgatggcggcgtccacgacgacgctcCGCTACCCGGGCTACATGAACAACGATCTCGTGGGTTTGGTCGCGAGCTTGATCCCCACGCCGCGATGCCATTTCCTGATGACTGGGTACACGCCGTTGACgctcgagacggcggcggcggctccggcggtgCGCAAGACcaccgtcctcgacgtcatGCGCCGGCTCCTGCAGACCAAGAACATCATGGTATCTTCGCACTCGCGCAGCAAGGATTTCAGCCAGAGCAAGTACATCTCCATCCTGAACATCATTCAGGGCGACGTGGACCCCACGCAGGTGCACAAGTCCCTGCAGCGCATACGAGAGCGCAAGCTCGCCAACTTCATCGagtgggcgccggcgtcgatccAGGTGGCGTTGTCGCGCAAGTCGCCTTACGTGCAGACGGCTCACCGCGTATCCGGCCTCATGCTCGCGAACCACACGAGCATCAGGCATTTGTTCACCAAGTGTCTCACGCAGTACGACAAGCTCATGCGTCGCAAGGCGTTCCTCGACCAGTACGAGCAGCACCCCATGTTCAGCGACGGCTTGGACGAGTTTGACGACGCCAGGGAAATCGTCGAGGGTTTGGCGGAGGAGTACGCGGCTTGCGAGTCGCCGGATTACATCAAGTGGGCGAGCGGAAAGGAGAACGAGCGGATGCCGGGGGAGGGACTGGTCAACCCGAGGCGGGCAGCCGCCGACTATTAA
- a CDS encoding Drug/Metabolite transporter superfamily (phosphate:phosphoenolpyruvate translocator) — MASVYTLSVIAAWYFSNIGVILLNKYLLSVYGFRYPIFLTMMHMVMCAFLSMTVRASGIVPKQAIKGRKHAIKIAVLAVVFVASVVGGNISLRFIPVSFNQAIGATTPFFTALLSLFIMRHKESTQTYMTLIPIVLGIMIASKAEPLFHPVGFVACFSATFARALKSVLQGLLLTSDNEKLDSLNLLMYMSPVALFVLVASANIMEPDAFGVFYQNCLDSPQFFFTLTLNCVLAFSVNLTNFLVTKCTSPLTLQVLGNAKGAVAVVVSIILFRNPVSGIGMVGYGITIAGVVAYSEAKKRGKEAAAKRMGRGASSGVLELLGNEGEADRQRSGSKLSQMA, encoded by the exons ATGGCTTCGGTGTACACCCTCAGCGTGATCGCGGCGTGGTACTTCAGCAATATCGGCGTCATCCTGCTGAACAAGTATCTCCTCTCCGTCTATGGGTTCCGCTATCCAATCTTCCTCACGATGATGCACATG GTCATGTGCGCGTTCCTCTCCATGACGGTCCGCGCGTCCGGAATCGTGCCAAAGCAGGCCATCAAGGGCAGGAAACACGCCATCAAgatcgccgtcctcgccgtggtcttcgtcgcgtcggtgGTGGGCGGCAACATCTCGCTGCGTTTCATCCCGGTGTCGTTCAACCAGGCCATCGGCGCCACCACGCCGTTCTTCACCGCGCTCCTGTCCCTGTTCATCATGCGGCACAAGGAGAGCACGCAGACCTACATGACTTTGATACCGATCGTGCTGGGGATCATGATCGCGTCCAAGGCCGAGCCGCTGTTCCACCCCGTGGGTTTTGTTGCTTGTTTTTCGGCCACGTTTGCGAGGGCGTTAAAGTCCGTGCTGCAGGGGCTGCTGCTGACGAGCGATAACGAGAAGCTCGATTCGTTGAACTTGCTGATGTACATGTCTCCGGTGGCGCTGTTCGTGCTTGTGGCCAGCGCCAACATCATGGAACCGGATGCCTTTGGCGTATTTTACCAGAACTGTCTCGACTCCCCGCAGTTCTTCTTCACGCTCACGCTCAACTGCGTTCTAGCCTTCAGCGTGAACCTGACCAACTTCCTGGTCACCAAGTGCACGAGCCCACTGACGCTGCAGGTGCTCGGGAACGCGAAGGGCGCCGTGGCTGTCGTGGTGTCCATCATTTTGTTCAGGAATCCGGTTTCAGGGATTGGCATGGTTGGCTACGGCATCACCATCGCGGGGGTGGTGGCGTACTCAGAGGCGAAAAAACGGgggaaggaggcggcggcgaagcggaTGGGCCGGGGCGCTAGCAGCGGGGTGCTGGAACTTCTGGGCAACGAGGGCGAAGCCGATAGACAGAGGTCCGGATCCAAGCTCTCTCAGATGGCTTGA